The following proteins are encoded in a genomic region of Synechococcus sp. ROS8604:
- a CDS encoding transposase yields MGRTQRKLPAGHSFHITLRCNSRQFLIAKGLRRDVLLAVLAKAKQKVPHRLYAVCLMANHLHLLLRPNDASQLPKLMHWVGWYSAMALNRLSGRCGHFWEARYYATVIAPRDHRRVLNTLRYIHANPKAAGIRKGFYDPYSNYGHYGRLECDGISEWHPSFLQLASSLKGCSRRYARFCQKYRHHAKGTPKCHWGSSMLKRLVEKGRSSQSRKNRVSPGQQNLPFAFDIRLNQMPEDWHQVAVRFRRANGIRDGDQILKLW; encoded by the coding sequence ATGGGACGTACGCAACGCAAGCTTCCAGCAGGTCATTCCTTTCACATCACACTCAGGTGCAATAGCCGTCAGTTCTTGATTGCCAAGGGCTTGAGAAGGGATGTGCTTCTTGCTGTGCTCGCTAAGGCAAAGCAGAAAGTACCTCATCGCTTGTATGCGGTGTGCCTGATGGCTAATCACCTGCATCTGCTTCTGCGTCCTAATGATGCATCACAGCTGCCAAAGCTGATGCATTGGGTTGGCTGGTACTCAGCGATGGCACTGAATCGTCTTTCTGGACGTTGCGGGCATTTTTGGGAGGCAAGGTATTACGCCACTGTGATTGCGCCTAGAGACCACAGGCGAGTGCTGAATACGTTGCGGTATATCCACGCCAATCCAAAGGCAGCAGGAATCAGGAAAGGGTTTTATGACCCCTATTCCAATTATGGGCATTACGGAAGATTGGAATGTGATGGCATCAGTGAGTGGCACCCCAGCTTTCTGCAACTGGCATCAAGCCTGAAAGGCTGTTCCAGACGATATGCACGGTTCTGCCAGAAGTATCGCCATCACGCCAAAGGAACACCTAAGTGCCATTGGGGCTCAAGCATGCTGAAACGACTGGTTGAAAAAGGCAGAAGCAGTCAAAGCAGGAAGAACCGGGTCTCACCAGGGCAGCAGAACTTACCCTTTGCATTTGATATTCGCCTCAATCAAATGCCAGAAGACTGGCATCAAGTCGCGGTGAGATTTAGACGAGCAAATGGCATTCGTGATGGCGATCAAATCCTCAAGCTGTGGTGA
- a CDS encoding carbamoyl-phosphate synthase, which yields MLRRLSLGLLASAISVAALPAIAQEKGSADDLGVMSISLKDVVKPTIGFQGALQGAGTPNQAGIGGFLPLSVGDNSVWFLDVLANANFADYENNSSIINTDVAGTTISTSSRLGYRWLNGDRSWMYGLNAGYDSRPMATGDADTGVSVTDKSSVFFQQLAVNAEAISDSWNFNAYALVPVGEKEAQLNSVYQGGSLNTYGLDVGYFITPVVNASVGYYYQNGDLGTADGSGVLGRLAYEMASGVTAGVNISYDEAFDTRVSADLKVRFGGAKTTEKRKEVQQQPVINALTSTPSNRDVRVHDSSSAFGDGCQPTKRQACTFE from the coding sequence ATGCTGCGTCGTCTCTCCCTAGGGCTGCTGGCTTCTGCCATCTCTGTTGCTGCCCTACCTGCCATTGCGCAAGAGAAGGGCAGTGCTGATGACCTCGGGGTGATGAGCATCAGCCTCAAGGATGTGGTCAAGCCCACCATTGGTTTTCAAGGGGCACTTCAAGGCGCTGGAACACCGAACCAAGCAGGTATTGGCGGGTTCTTGCCTCTCTCTGTTGGCGACAACAGCGTCTGGTTTCTTGATGTCCTCGCTAACGCCAACTTCGCCGATTACGAAAACAACAGCAGCATCATCAATACCGATGTGGCTGGTACCACGATCAGCACCTCTTCACGGCTTGGGTACCGCTGGCTGAATGGAGATCGCAGCTGGATGTATGGGCTGAATGCTGGTTATGACAGTCGCCCGATGGCTACAGGCGATGCCGATACAGGGGTATCCGTCACAGATAAGAGCAGTGTGTTTTTCCAGCAGCTTGCTGTGAATGCAGAAGCAATCTCAGATAGCTGGAATTTCAATGCCTATGCCTTAGTGCCTGTCGGTGAGAAAGAAGCTCAACTCAACAGCGTTTATCAAGGCGGTTCACTCAACACCTACGGGCTTGATGTGGGTTACTTCATCACTCCAGTGGTGAATGCGTCTGTTGGTTACTACTACCAAAATGGTGACCTAGGAACAGCTGATGGTTCTGGCGTACTCGGACGCTTGGCTTACGAAATGGCAAGTGGCGTCACAGCAGGAGTGAATATCTCCTACGACGAGGCTTTTGATACAAGAGTTTCAGCTGATCTTAAAGTTCGCTTTGGTGGTGCGAAAACAACTGAAAAACGAAAAGAAGTTCAACAACAACCTGTCATCAATGCCTTAACATCAACACCAAGCAACCGAGATGTGAGGGTGCACGATAGTAGTAGTGCTTTTGGCGATGGTTGTCAGCCAACGAAGCGACAAGCCTGTACATTTGAGTAG
- a CDS encoding inverse autotransporter beta domain-containing protein encodes MLRRISLGLLASAISIASLPAIAQEDGSADDLGVMSISLKDVVKPTLGFQGALQGAGTPNQAGIGGFLPLSVGDNSVWFLDVLANANFADYENNSSIINTDVAGTTISTSSRLGYRWLNGDRSWMYGLNAGYDSRPMNTGGSDTGINVSGTEESAFFQQVAFNAEAVSNDWNFNAYALIPIGDTEQDLNFFYQGGALNTYGLDVGYFITPELNASVGYYYQSGDLGTADGSGVLGRVACEISSGLTAGVNVSYDEAFETRVSADLKVRFGGAATTAQRKEVQNQPVISALTSSPGNRDVRVHDVIDANGCQGPDAVNAARVLVAIACDGISINVMDKATGKVETFEPRIDKDGKKLLLTIDAEGRSKCERLRRTGFCNIDAKSDDGRPFMIPQGGDLIK; translated from the coding sequence ATGCTGCGTCGTATCTCCCTAGGGCTTTTGGCTTCTGCCATTTCCATTGCTTCTCTGCCTGCCATTGCTCAAGAAGATGGCAGTGCTGATGACCTTGGGGTGATGAGCATCAGCCTTAAGGATGTCGTCAAGCCAACTCTTGGGTTTCAAGGTGCATTGCAAGGAGCAGGAACACCGAATCAGGCAGGCATTGGTGGGTTCTTGCCCCTCTCTGTTGGAGACAACAGCGTTTGGTTTCTTGATGTCCTCGCCAACGCTAATTTCGCTGATTACGAGAACAACAGCAGCATTATCAACACCGATGTTGCTGGCACCACGATCAGCACCTCATCAAGGCTTGGTTATCGCTGGCTAAACGGAGACCGCAGCTGGATGTACGGGCTGAATGCTGGTTATGACAGCCGCCCGATGAATACAGGCGGAAGCGATACAGGCATCAATGTCAGCGGCACAGAGGAGAGTGCATTTTTTCAGCAGGTGGCATTCAACGCAGAAGCTGTTTCCAATGATTGGAACTTCAACGCTTATGCCTTAATTCCTATAGGTGATACGGAGCAAGATCTCAACTTCTTTTACCAAGGCGGTGCACTTAACACCTACGGGCTTGATGTTGGTTATTTCATCACTCCAGAGCTGAATGCTTCTGTTGGTTACTACTACCAAAGCGGTGATCTAGGCACAGCTGATGGGTCTGGTGTGCTCGGAAGAGTTGCCTGCGAAATCAGCAGTGGCTTAACAGCAGGAGTGAACGTCTCATACGACGAAGCATTTGAGACCAGAGTTTCAGCTGATCTAAAAGTTCGTTTTGGTGGTGCAGCTACAACAGCACAACGCAAAGAAGTTCAGAATCAACCTGTCATATCTGCATTAACATCATCGCCAGGCAATAGGGACGTGAGGGTGCATGACGTGATAGACGCCAATGGTTGTCAAGGCCCGGATGCCGTAAATGCGGCGCGAGTTCTTGTTGCGATTGCTTGTGACGGCATTTCTATAAATGTTATGGACAAAGCGACCGGCAAGGTTGAAACTTTTGAGCCACGGATCGACAAAGACGGCAAAAAATTACTTCTTACCATAGACGCGGAAGGAAGGAGTAAGTGCGAACGGTTGCGAAGGACGGGGTTTTGCAATATTGATGCGAAGTCTGATGATGGACGTCCTTTTATGATTCCGCAGGGAGGAGATTTGATTAAATAA
- a CDS encoding carbamoyl-phosphate synthase: MQRSLRLSLSLSGVAALALSNGALLPAAAQEAGSAEDLGVMEINLKDAVKFNWGFQGALQGAGTPNQAGIGGFLPLAVGENSVFFADVLLNANFADYGGNSSIINTDVAGTTISTSTRLGYRWLNSDRSWMYGVNGGYDSRPMNTGGTDTGVNVSGTEKSAFFQQVAVNAEAVSDSWNFNAYALVPVGDTEQQLNSVYQGGSLDTYGLDIGYFITPAVNASVGYYYQSGDLGEADGSGVLGRLAYEMTSGVTAGVNISYDEAFDTRVSADLKVRFGGPSTTAATKKKWENPTINALTASPKNRDVRVHDTKCYPGAVDVCI; encoded by the coding sequence ATGCAGCGTTCACTGCGCCTGTCGTTATCGCTAAGCGGTGTTGCTGCACTGGCACTCTCTAATGGCGCTCTGCTTCCTGCGGCTGCTCAAGAGGCAGGTAGCGCAGAAGACCTCGGGGTGATGGAGATCAACCTTAAGGATGCAGTCAAGTTCAACTGGGGTTTTCAAGGCGCACTACAAGGAGCAGGCACGCCTAACCAAGCAGGTATTGGCGGGTTCTTGCCCCTCGCTGTTGGCGAGAACAGTGTGTTCTTTGCTGATGTGCTGCTCAATGCCAACTTTGCTGATTACGGCGGCAATAGCAGCATCATCAATACCGACGTAGCTGGCACCACGATCAGTACCTCAACGCGATTGGGTTATCGCTGGCTAAATAGCGACCGCAGCTGGATGTATGGCGTTAACGGTGGCTATGACAGCCGCCCGATGAATACAGGTGGAACTGATACAGGCGTGAATGTCAGCGGCACAGAGAAGAGTGCTTTCTTCCAGCAGGTGGCAGTTAATGCAGAAGCAGTCTCTGATAGCTGGAACTTCAATGCCTATGCCTTAGTTCCTGTTGGTGATACAGAGCAACAGCTGAATAGCGTTTATCAAGGCGGCTCGCTTGATACCTACGGGCTTGATATTGGTTATTTCATCACTCCAGCCGTTAATGCTTCTGTTGGTTATTACTACCAAAGCGGTGACCTAGGAGAAGCAGATGGTTCCGGCGTACTCGGACGCTTAGCCTATGAAATGACCAGTGGCGTCACAGCAGGAGTCAATATCTCCTACGACGAAGCATTCGATACAAGAGTTTCAGCTGATCTTAAAGTGCGCTTTGGTGGCCCAAGTACAACAGCAGCGACGAAGAAAAAGTGGGAGAATCCAACAATTAATGCGTTAACAGCATCACCCAAGAACAGGGATGTTCGGGTGCACGACACGAAGTGTTATCCGGGTGCAGTGGATGTGTGTATTTGA
- a CDS encoding carbamoyl-phosphate synthase — protein MLRRISLGLLASAISLASLPAIAQEGSADDLGVMSISLKDVVKPTFGFQGALQGAGTPNQAGIGGFLPLSVGDNSVWFLDVLANANFADYENNSSIINTDVAGTTISTSSRLGYRWLNGDRSWMYGLNAGYDSRPMNTGGTDTGIIVSGTEESAFFQQVAVNAEAVSNGWNLNAYALIPVGDTEQDLNFFYQGGALNTYGLDVGYFITPELNASVGYYYQSGDLGSADGSGVLGRLAYEISSGLTAGVNISYDEAFDTRVSADIKVRFGGASTTAAKKKKWENPTINALTASPKNRDVRVHDDIICDKPGPCRRVP, from the coding sequence ATGCTGCGTCGTATCTCCCTGGGGCTTTTGGCTTCTGCCATCTCTCTTGCTTCCCTGCCTGCCATTGCGCAAGAGGGCAGTGCTGATGATCTTGGTGTGATGAGCATCAGCCTGAAGGATGTGGTCAAGCCCACCTTTGGGTTTCAAGGTGCATTGCAAGGAGCAGGAACACCGAATCAGGCGGGTATTGGCGGGTTCTTGCCACTGTCTGTTGGCGACAACAGCGTCTGGTTTCTTGATGTCCTCGCTAACGCTAATTTCGCTGATTACGAAAACAACAGCAGCATCATCAATACCGATGTGGCTGGTACAACGATCAGCACCTCATCACGGCTTGGTTATCGCTGGCTGAATGGTGACCGCTCTTGGATGTACGGGCTGAATGCTGGCTATGACAGCCGCCCGATGAATACAGGAGGAACCGATACCGGCATCATTGTCAGCGGCACAGAGGAGAGTGCGTTCTTCCAGCAGGTGGCAGTCAATGCAGAAGCGGTCTCCAATGGCTGGAACCTCAACGCTTATGCCTTAATTCCTGTTGGTGATACGGAGCAAGATCTCAACTTCTTTTACCAAGGCGGTGCACTTAACACCTACGGGCTTGATGTTGGTTATTTCATCACGCCTGAGCTGAATGCTTCTGTTGGTTACTACTACCAAAGCGGTGATCTTGGATCTGCTGATGGGTCTGGTGTGCTTGGACGCCTTGCCTATGAAATCAGCAGCGGATTAACAGCAGGAGTGAACATCTCCTACGACGAAGCATTCGACACCAGAGTTTCAGCTGATATTAAAGTTCGCTTTGGTGGTGCAAGTACAACAGCAGCGAAGAAGAAAAAGTGGGAAAATCCAACAATTAATGCATTAACAGCCTCACCCAAGAACAGGGATGTGAGGGTTCACGATGATATCATTTGTGATAAACCAGGGCCCTGTAGAAGGGTTCCATAG
- a CDS encoding DUF1651 domain-containing protein — translation MWQQQPDDVRNKEKLNGEGWLVNRQEGMLSQIKPDTPTQHAQFVLASYYHLSARLGQPIRQQRMLRHLGIEMWINLQKIGWQPCSAPN, via the coding sequence ATGTGGCAGCAGCAGCCTGATGACGTCAGAAATAAAGAGAAGCTCAACGGTGAAGGCTGGCTGGTCAACAGGCAAGAAGGGATGCTCTCGCAGATCAAGCCCGACACACCAACGCAACATGCTCAGTTCGTTCTGGCGAGCTACTACCACTTGTCAGCACGGCTTGGGCAGCCAATCAGGCAGCAAAGGATGCTTAGGCATCTAGGCATCGAAATGTGGATCAACCTGCAGAAGATCGGTTGGCAACCCTGCTCAGCACCTAACTGA
- a CDS encoding helix-turn-helix domain-containing protein, with amino-acid sequence MAPSRLNDSHKQEIVERYRAGETSAHIAAAFGCSANTVSRTVRSLLSADEYAELKIQRAAKGTALEISASESSAPDSAPSTNAESSKKSVGSEADGDAVEDEDGNGDGESQILALDDAEDFGGADLDDNETFNTDDENVFHEIAVLPVDLPQVTTQEVICRPFASELLPDSVYMLVDKTVELDPRPLSEFPELGLSDPSEQQRQALCLYASPRAAKRQCGRSQRVIKVPDTQVFEQTSSYLLARGITHLVVEGSLFSLKS; translated from the coding sequence ATGGCCCCCAGCCGGCTTAACGACAGCCACAAGCAGGAAATTGTGGAGCGGTACCGCGCTGGAGAAACAAGCGCTCATATCGCGGCAGCCTTCGGATGCAGCGCAAACACGGTGAGTCGCACCGTTCGGTCTTTGTTGAGCGCTGATGAATACGCCGAGCTCAAAATCCAGCGTGCCGCCAAAGGGACGGCTTTAGAGATCTCTGCTTCAGAAAGCAGCGCGCCTGACTCAGCACCAAGCACCAACGCGGAGAGCAGCAAAAAGAGCGTGGGGAGTGAAGCTGATGGCGATGCTGTTGAAGATGAAGATGGCAATGGAGATGGTGAGAGCCAAATCCTCGCGCTCGATGATGCCGAAGATTTCGGTGGCGCCGATCTCGACGACAACGAGACCTTCAACACGGACGATGAAAATGTTTTCCATGAGATAGCCGTGCTCCCGGTGGACCTTCCCCAGGTCACCACCCAAGAAGTGATTTGCCGGCCCTTTGCCTCTGAACTTTTGCCAGACAGCGTCTACATGCTTGTCGACAAAACGGTGGAGCTTGATCCTCGGCCACTCAGTGAGTTCCCTGAATTGGGCCTGAGTGACCCCTCAGAGCAGCAACGCCAGGCTTTATGCCTCTATGCAAGTCCACGTGCTGCCAAACGCCAATGCGGCCGAAGTCAGCGGGTGATCAAAGTGCCAGACACCCAGGTCTTTGAGCAAACATCGTCCTACCTGCTTGCCCGTGGCATCACGCATTTAGTGGTTGAGGGATCCCTCTTTTCACTCAAGTCCTGA
- the rsmI gene encoding 16S rRNA (cytidine(1402)-2'-O)-methyltransferase — protein sequence MKQRAEPAAGVLYVVGTPIGHLGDLSPRARELLIAVDTIACEDTRHSGQLLSRIGSAARRCSFHQHNTRTRIPQLLLELEEGRSVAVITDAGLPGISDPGQDLVAAARASGCEVISIPGPCAATTALVSSGLPTDRFCFEGFLPSKGRERRDRLALIATEQRTSVIYEAPHRLCQLLEEMFELCGEERPLQVARELTKRHEQQVGPTVGAARMHFQEHPPQGECTVVLGGAPPLEIEALSDTQCCEQLLALTAEGMSAKDAAKLLSSRIGRSKRELYALLHAVSEPSD from the coding sequence GTGAAGCAACGCGCTGAACCTGCGGCCGGAGTGCTGTATGTCGTAGGCACTCCGATTGGCCATCTCGGTGACCTGTCTCCTCGAGCGCGTGAGCTGTTGATCGCTGTGGACACGATTGCTTGCGAGGACACGCGGCACAGCGGACAGCTGCTGAGCCGTATCGGTTCAGCAGCAAGGCGGTGTTCCTTCCATCAGCACAACACCCGCACGAGGATTCCCCAACTGTTGCTGGAACTCGAAGAAGGTCGCAGCGTTGCGGTCATCACTGATGCCGGTTTGCCAGGGATTAGTGATCCTGGGCAGGACTTGGTCGCTGCTGCGCGTGCGTCTGGCTGTGAGGTGATTTCTATTCCTGGCCCTTGCGCGGCGACGACGGCTCTGGTGAGCAGCGGGCTTCCTACCGACCGGTTTTGTTTCGAGGGGTTTCTTCCGTCCAAAGGCAGAGAACGCCGGGACCGACTGGCCCTCATCGCAACGGAGCAGCGCACCAGCGTGATTTATGAGGCCCCTCATCGTTTGTGCCAACTGCTGGAAGAGATGTTTGAGCTTTGCGGTGAGGAGCGACCGTTACAAGTGGCTCGAGAACTCACGAAGCGGCATGAGCAACAGGTGGGGCCAACCGTTGGCGCGGCGCGGATGCATTTTCAAGAGCACCCCCCCCAGGGGGAATGCACTGTGGTGTTGGGAGGAGCTCCACCCCTCGAGATCGAAGCCTTAAGCGACACGCAGTGTTGTGAGCAGTTGTTGGCACTCACCGCCGAGGGGATGAGTGCCAAGGATGCGGCCAAGCTGTTGTCCAGTCGGATTGGACGTTCGAAACGAGAGCTTTATGCGTTACTACACGCTGTGAGCGAACCGTCAGACTGA